The following are encoded together in the Rhizobium tumorigenes genome:
- the ppk2 gene encoding polyphosphate kinase 2, with amino-acid sequence MGDEVESRVVELELHGKRRIFDVDDPVLPDWVADKALSSGHFPYKKKLKSSEYMDDLKALQIELVKVQFWLQATGKRIMAIFEGRDAAGKGGAIFATSAHMNPRLARVVALSKPNDREAGQWYFQRYVDQFPTSGEFVLFDRSWYNRAGVEPVMGFCTPEQYEQFLHQAPQMEKIVEHEGIMFFKFYLDIGREMQLKRFHDRRHDPRKVWKLSSMDIAALGKWDDYSEKRDRMLKETHTDYSPWTVLHANDKRRARLNLIRHILSTLDYPGKDKGAIGEIDRKILGSGPGFLK; translated from the coding sequence ATGGGAGACGAAGTCGAAAGCCGCGTGGTCGAGCTGGAGCTGCACGGCAAACGGCGTATCTTCGACGTCGACGACCCCGTTCTGCCCGACTGGGTCGCAGACAAGGCGCTGTCGTCCGGCCACTTTCCTTATAAGAAAAAGCTGAAAAGCAGCGAATACATGGACGATCTGAAAGCGCTTCAGATCGAACTCGTGAAGGTACAGTTCTGGTTGCAGGCGACGGGCAAGCGGATCATGGCCATTTTCGAAGGCCGGGATGCTGCCGGCAAGGGCGGTGCGATCTTTGCGACGTCCGCCCACATGAACCCACGCCTTGCGCGGGTCGTGGCGCTCAGCAAGCCGAACGACCGCGAAGCCGGACAATGGTATTTCCAGCGCTACGTCGACCAATTCCCGACATCAGGCGAATTCGTCCTTTTCGACCGCTCCTGGTACAACCGCGCCGGCGTCGAGCCGGTGATGGGGTTTTGCACGCCGGAACAATACGAGCAGTTCCTTCACCAGGCGCCGCAGATGGAGAAAATCGTCGAGCATGAGGGCATCATGTTCTTCAAGTTCTACCTCGACATCGGCCGGGAAATGCAGCTGAAACGCTTTCACGACCGGCGCCACGATCCGCGCAAGGTCTGGAAGCTGTCATCCATGGATATCGCCGCCCTCGGCAAGTGGGACGACTACAGCGAGAAGCGCGACCGGATGCTGAAGGAAACCCACACGGACTATTCGCCATGGACCGTTCTCCACGCCAACGACAAGCGGCGCGCCCGCCTCAACCTGATCCGGCACATACTTTCGACGCTGGACTATCCCGGGAAGGATAAAGGCGCCATCGGCGAGATCGACAGGAAGATCCTGGGCTCGGGACCAGGCTTCCTCAAATGA
- the phoR gene encoding phosphate regulon sensor histidine kinase PhoR: MEENTSILNRLGQRLKQERAILILAVLVALLAMAEGTDVVAILAVLLVVVAVALLRAPLVARRAQPAKVEPAPVDLAAVLRPMTAGLAGLDMPVLVLDREASVFYQNPAAERALDLFPIGAHLSAKLRSPGILDMVRETIATGVPNQIEHSERLPSERVFIVRIAPIELALADLGNQTFFLLSFRDVSELRHIDRMRSDFVANASHELRTPLASLRGFIETIQGPARNDPKAQERFLAIMFDQATRMSRLVDDLLSLSRLELKSHLAPDQKVDLVPLLGHVRDALVPLAMDLDVTINLHMPSGKAEVTGDRDELVQVFENLIENACKYGQEGKRVDVTLRNKPGEPVEVTVSDSGGGIPAEHVPRLTERFYRVSVENSRSKKGTGLGLAIVKHILTRHRARLIVKSEVGRGTDFTVRF, encoded by the coding sequence TTGGAAGAGAATACATCAATTTTAAATCGGCTCGGGCAGCGCTTGAAGCAGGAAAGAGCGATCCTGATTCTGGCCGTGCTGGTTGCCTTGCTGGCCATGGCGGAGGGTACCGACGTGGTCGCCATCCTCGCCGTGCTGCTGGTCGTGGTTGCCGTTGCCCTGTTGCGCGCACCCCTGGTGGCGCGCAGAGCGCAGCCGGCGAAAGTCGAGCCGGCGCCGGTGGATCTGGCGGCAGTCCTGAGGCCGATGACGGCAGGCCTCGCTGGTCTCGACATGCCCGTGCTGGTGCTGGATCGCGAGGCGTCGGTGTTCTATCAGAATCCTGCCGCAGAGCGGGCGCTCGACCTGTTCCCGATTGGCGCCCACCTGTCGGCAAAGCTGCGCTCGCCCGGCATTCTCGACATGGTGCGGGAAACGATTGCCACCGGCGTGCCCAACCAGATCGAGCATTCCGAGCGCCTGCCGTCGGAGCGTGTCTTCATCGTGCGGATTGCGCCTATCGAGCTGGCGCTTGCCGATCTCGGCAACCAGACTTTCTTCCTGCTGTCGTTCCGCGATGTCTCGGAGTTGCGTCATATCGACCGCATGCGGTCGGATTTCGTCGCCAACGCCAGCCATGAGTTGCGCACCCCCCTGGCCTCGCTGCGCGGCTTCATCGAGACCATCCAGGGGCCAGCGCGCAACGATCCCAAGGCGCAGGAGCGCTTTCTCGCGATCATGTTCGATCAGGCGACCCGCATGAGCCGGCTGGTCGATGATCTGCTGTCGCTGTCGCGGCTCGAGTTGAAGTCGCATCTGGCACCGGACCAGAAGGTCGATCTCGTGCCGCTGCTTGGCCATGTGCGCGATGCGCTTGTTCCGCTGGCGATGGATCTCGATGTCACCATCAATCTGCATATGCCATCAGGCAAGGCCGAAGTGACTGGTGACCGCGACGAACTGGTGCAGGTTTTCGAAAACCTGATCGAGAATGCCTGCAAGTATGGGCAGGAGGGCAAGCGCGTCGACGTGACATTGCGCAACAAGCCCGGCGAGCCGGTGGAGGTCACCGTGTCCGATAGCGGCGGCGGCATTCCGGCCGAACACGTGCCGCGCCTGACCGAGCGGTTTTATCGCGTCAGCGTCGAAAACAGTCGGTCCAAGAAGGGCACTGGCCTCGGGCTCGCCATCGTCAAGCACATCCTGACCCGTCACCGAGCCCGGCTGATCGTCAAATCCGAAGTCGGCCGCGGCACGGATTTCACCGTGCGCTTCTGA
- the phoU gene encoding phosphate signaling complex protein PhoU, translating to MVSTHIHSAYDEDLKFLTRRISEMGGLAEQMVGESVRALVNGDVGLAQKVISDDTILDHAEREVGDKAILTIARRQPMAADLREIMGSIRIAADLERVGDLGKNTAKRVIAVQGTGVPRSLARGIEHLSELALVQLKEVLDVYTTRSPDKAVSIRERDEEIDAMYTSLFREMLTYMMEDPRNITTCTHLLFCAKNIERIGDHATNIAETIFYMATGALPEGDRPKDDTANTVGAMTE from the coding sequence ATGGTTTCGACACACATTCATTCCGCCTACGACGAAGATTTGAAATTCCTGACGCGGCGCATCTCCGAGATGGGTGGCCTTGCCGAGCAGATGGTCGGTGAATCCGTCCGCGCTCTGGTCAATGGCGATGTCGGACTGGCCCAGAAGGTCATCTCTGACGATACGATCCTCGATCATGCCGAGCGCGAAGTCGGCGACAAGGCGATCCTGACAATCGCACGCCGCCAGCCGATGGCTGCCGACCTGCGCGAGATCATGGGCTCGATCCGGATTGCCGCCGATCTGGAACGCGTCGGAGATCTTGGCAAGAACACTGCCAAGCGTGTTATCGCTGTGCAGGGCACCGGCGTACCGCGCAGCTTGGCGCGCGGCATCGAGCATTTGTCAGAACTGGCGCTCGTCCAGTTGAAGGAAGTCCTCGACGTCTATACGACCCGCTCGCCCGACAAGGCTGTCTCCATCCGCGAGCGCGACGAGGAAATCGACGCGATGTACACCTCGCTGTTCCGCGAGATGCTGACCTACATGATGGAAGATCCGCGCAACATCACCACCTGCACGCATCTGCTGTTCTGCGCCAAGAACATCGAGCGCATCGGCGACCACGCCACCAACATCGCCGAGACGATTTTCTACATGGCGACCGGTGCATTGCCCGAGGGCGACCGCCCGAAGGACGATACTGCCAACACCGTCGGCGCCATGACGGAATAG
- the phoB gene encoding phosphate regulon transcriptional regulator PhoB yields the protein MVPRVAVVEDEEALSVLLRYNLEAEGFEVDTILRGDEAEMRLQERIPDLLILDWMLPGVSGIELCRRLRMKPETERLPIIMLTARGEESERVRGLSTGADDYVVKPFSTPELMARVRAMLRRARPEVLSSVLRCGDIELDRETHRVHRKSREVRLGPTEFRLLEFLMASPSRVFSRSQLLDGVWGHDIYVDERTVDVHVGRLRKALNFSNMQDVIRTVRGAGYSMEV from the coding sequence ATGGTTCCGAGAGTTGCCGTCGTAGAAGATGAAGAAGCGCTGAGCGTGTTGCTGCGCTATAACCTTGAAGCAGAAGGTTTCGAAGTCGATACGATCCTCAGAGGCGATGAAGCCGAGATGCGCTTGCAGGAGCGCATTCCGGATCTCCTGATCCTCGACTGGATGCTGCCGGGTGTTTCCGGCATCGAACTGTGCCGCCGCCTGCGCATGAAGCCGGAGACCGAGCGTCTGCCGATCATCATGCTGACGGCGCGTGGCGAAGAGAGCGAACGCGTCCGGGGCCTTTCCACGGGCGCAGACGACTATGTCGTCAAGCCGTTCTCTACGCCAGAACTGATGGCCCGCGTCCGCGCCATGCTGCGCCGCGCCCGCCCTGAAGTGCTCTCCAGCGTCCTTCGTTGCGGCGATATCGAACTCGACCGCGAGACGCACCGGGTTCATCGCAAGAGCCGCGAGGTTCGTCTCGGCCCGACAGAATTCCGCCTGCTGGAATTCCTGATGGCATCGCCAAGCCGTGTGTTTTCCCGCTCGCAACTGCTCGACGGCGTCTGGGGCCATGACATCTACGTCGACGAACGCACCGTCGACGTGCATGTCGGCCGGCTGCGCAAGGCTCTGAACTTTTCCAACATGCAGGACGTCATCCGCACAGTACGCGGCGCAGGCTACTCCATGGAAGTCTGA
- a CDS encoding AraC family transcriptional regulator has protein sequence MSKNSMEGIERDDRIAPADALGLERSCKSGFRDGLSIAASSHGVERMEARFHGRGFSPHRHDTYALGLTLRGVQTFRYRGAERFSRPGNVIVLHPDEVHDGAAGTDDGLIYRMLYLPPALVDLLEAGNRALPFVRDPVVTDAGLLSALADILSDLDHAPNDLAMDDAVARLTAGLFRQADDPRKAPTRIDRPAVMLARDFLTEHCEEGVSSETLEAISGLDRYELARQFRRAFGTSPHRYLVMRRLDRAKRLLGAGYSLAGAAAEAGFADQAHFTRHFRAAFGMTPGRWLAMHDCQPL, from the coding sequence ATGTCCAAGAACTCCATGGAAGGCATCGAAAGAGACGATCGAATAGCGCCTGCCGATGCCCTCGGTCTTGAACGTTCGTGCAAGAGCGGTTTTCGCGACGGACTGAGCATCGCTGCTTCCAGCCATGGCGTCGAGCGCATGGAAGCGCGCTTTCATGGCAGAGGCTTTTCACCGCACAGACACGACACATATGCGCTGGGCCTCACTCTTCGAGGTGTCCAGACGTTCCGCTATCGCGGCGCGGAGCGCTTCAGCCGTCCCGGCAACGTGATCGTGCTGCATCCCGATGAAGTCCACGATGGCGCGGCCGGCACCGACGACGGACTGATCTACCGGATGCTCTATTTGCCGCCCGCGCTGGTCGACCTCCTCGAGGCGGGCAATCGGGCGCTGCCCTTCGTCCGCGATCCCGTCGTGACTGACGCTGGCCTATTGTCAGCGCTGGCGGACATCCTGTCGGATCTCGACCATGCGCCGAACGATCTGGCAATGGACGACGCGGTTGCGCGGCTGACGGCAGGACTCTTCCGACAGGCCGACGACCCGAGGAAAGCACCCACGAGAATCGATCGCCCAGCTGTCATGCTGGCGCGTGATTTTTTGACCGAGCATTGCGAAGAGGGTGTCAGTTCCGAAACGTTGGAGGCGATCAGCGGCTTGGACCGATACGAGCTGGCGCGGCAGTTCCGGCGTGCGTTCGGCACCAGTCCGCACCGCTATCTCGTGATGCGCCGCCTTGACCGAGCCAAGCGGCTGCTAGGTGCCGGCTATAGCCTTGCCGGAGCAGCTGCAGAAGCGGGGTTTGCCGATCAGGCACATTTTACCCGCCATTTCCGGGCGGCCTTCGGCATGACCCCGGGCAGATGGCTGGCAATGCACGATTGCCAACCCTTATAG
- a CDS encoding DUF2000 family protein: MFDTKIAIVIRHDLATWQKLNVTAFLVSGIIAQSPEIIGEAYRDALGHVYNPMSVQPMVVLVADQDVLRTIHKRALERQAKVSAYIEEMFATGHDKANRAVFLEFSPDTAKLVGIAVRGEKKIVDKIVKGASLHP, encoded by the coding sequence ATGTTCGATACCAAAATCGCGATTGTCATCCGCCATGACCTTGCCACCTGGCAGAAGCTCAACGTCACTGCCTTTCTGGTGAGCGGGATCATTGCCCAGTCGCCGGAAATCATCGGCGAAGCATACCGGGATGCTCTGGGCCATGTCTACAATCCTATGAGCGTTCAGCCGATGGTCGTGCTTGTGGCGGATCAGGACGTATTGAGGACCATCCACAAGCGCGCGCTGGAGCGCCAGGCGAAAGTGTCTGCCTACATCGAAGAGATGTTCGCGACAGGTCACGATAAAGCCAACCGTGCCGTATTCCTCGAGTTCAGTCCCGACACCGCCAAGCTGGTCGGCATCGCGGTGCGGGGCGAAAAGAAGATCGTGGACAAGATCGTCAAAGGTGCGAGTTTGCATCCCTGA
- a CDS encoding GcrA family cell cycle regulator, whose amino-acid sequence MNWTDERVERLTKLWAEGLSASQIAAQLGGVSRNAVIGKVHRLCLPGRAKAGGTSSTARSTKRSVAPARPTTFGARPAAPRTTVRAEGVATVKEDAELDATAPVQFRPSSNAIAPVARRIGLTDLTERTCKWPVGDPLKDDFHFCGHESPDQSPYCTYHQKLAYQPVHERRRAAR is encoded by the coding sequence ATGAATTGGACGGACGAGCGCGTCGAAAGGCTCACGAAATTATGGGCCGAAGGATTGAGCGCTAGCCAGATCGCGGCGCAGCTCGGCGGCGTCAGCCGCAACGCTGTCATCGGCAAGGTCCATCGACTTTGCCTGCCAGGCCGAGCCAAGGCCGGTGGCACATCGTCCACGGCGCGCTCTACCAAGCGTAGCGTCGCTCCGGCCCGGCCAACAACCTTTGGCGCCCGCCCTGCCGCTCCGCGCACGACGGTCCGTGCCGAAGGCGTAGCCACGGTCAAGGAAGATGCCGAGCTCGACGCTACGGCGCCCGTGCAATTTCGCCCATCCTCGAATGCCATCGCGCCGGTTGCCCGCCGCATTGGCCTGACGGACCTGACGGAACGCACCTGCAAGTGGCCGGTAGGCGACCCGCTGAAGGACGACTTCCACTTCTGCGGCCATGAATCGCCGGACCAGTCGCCTTACTGCACATACCACCAGAAGTTGGCGTATCAGCCAGTTCACGAGCGCCGCCGCGCCGCCCGCTAA
- a CDS encoding aspartate aminotransferase family protein has protein sequence MAEAAPLYDTYMRAPLRFERGEGVWLITETGERYLDFGAGVAVSSLGHGHPHLVEALKTQAEKVWHLSNLYEVPGQEMLARRLTDATFADKVFFTNSGAEALECAIKTARRYQYSKGHPEKFHIITFEGAFHGRTLATIAAGGQEKYLEGFGPKAPGFDQVPFGDLEAVKAAISDATAAILIEPVQGEGGVRPVAKEFMRSLRELCDEHGLLLILDEVQSGVGRSGKFFSHEWSGITPDIMAVAKGIGGGFPLGACLATAEAASGMKAGTHGSTYGGNPLAMAVGGAVLDVILAEGFLQHVNDVSLVFRQGLASLKDRYPDIIEEVRGQGLLLGIKAAIPAGELLQAIRAEHLLGVPAGDNVIRLLPPLIATAEDAREGLARVERAAEALRAQKSRKSA, from the coding sequence ATGGCCGAAGCCGCGCCACTCTACGACACCTATATGCGCGCGCCACTGCGGTTCGAGCGAGGCGAGGGCGTATGGCTGATCACGGAAACGGGCGAGCGCTATCTGGATTTCGGCGCGGGCGTCGCCGTATCGTCGCTCGGTCATGGACACCCGCACCTCGTCGAAGCGCTGAAGACGCAGGCTGAAAAAGTCTGGCACCTGTCGAACCTCTATGAGGTCCCGGGCCAGGAAATGCTTGCCAGGCGGCTGACCGATGCGACTTTCGCCGACAAGGTGTTCTTCACCAATTCCGGCGCCGAAGCGCTCGAATGCGCCATCAAGACGGCCCGCCGCTATCAGTACTCGAAGGGTCATCCGGAAAAATTCCACATCATCACCTTTGAGGGCGCCTTCCACGGACGAACCCTGGCGACGATCGCTGCCGGCGGCCAGGAAAAATACCTCGAAGGCTTCGGCCCGAAGGCCCCTGGCTTCGACCAGGTCCCGTTCGGCGACCTCGAGGCTGTCAAGGCCGCGATCTCTGATGCGACCGCAGCGATCCTCATCGAGCCGGTGCAGGGCGAGGGCGGCGTTCGCCCGGTTGCCAAGGAGTTCATGCGTTCGCTTCGCGAACTCTGCGACGAGCACGGCCTGCTGCTGATCCTCGACGAGGTCCAGTCCGGCGTCGGTCGCTCGGGAAAATTCTTTTCCCATGAATGGTCTGGCATCACGCCTGACATCATGGCCGTGGCCAAGGGCATCGGTGGCGGCTTTCCGCTCGGTGCTTGTCTCGCGACTGCAGAAGCTGCCTCCGGTATGAAGGCCGGCACCCACGGCTCGACCTACGGCGGCAATCCGCTTGCCATGGCCGTCGGCGGCGCAGTGCTGGACGTCATCCTGGCTGAAGGCTTTCTGCAGCATGTCAACGACGTATCCCTGGTTTTCCGCCAGGGACTGGCATCGCTGAAGGACCGTTATCCCGACATCATCGAAGAGGTGCGCGGCCAGGGACTGCTGCTCGGTATCAAGGCGGCGATCCCGGCTGGCGAACTGCTGCAGGCCATCCGTGCCGAGCATCTGCTGGGCGTTCCCGCCGGCGATAACGTTATCCGGTTGCTGCCGCCCCTTATCGCCACTGCCGAAGACGCCCGCGAAGGTCTCGCCCGCGTAGAGCGTGCCGCAGAAGCATTGCGCGCCCAGAAATCCCGCAAATCGGCTTGA